In the genome of Planctomyces sp. SH-PL62, the window TGGCGGATCTCCACACCCGGTCGGCCCCAGGCCCGGACGGCGTGTCCGAACACCCGCGCCGCCACGCTGTCGTGGGCCTTGCACAGCTCCAGCGCCCGGTCGCGGTCGAGCTTCCCCGCCGCCAGCCGCTCCAGGAAGCGGTCCACGAATTCGGGAGGGGCGACCCGCTTGCGCCTCAGGGCCAGCCAACGCTCCAGCGCGACCCCCATCGTCAGGATCGAGCAGGCGGCCAGCGGCCAGAGCATCGGGTTGGCCGTCAAGAGCAGCCGGCGCATCGCGTTGCGGTCCACCCCCGGCTTGGCCTCGGTCGCGGGCGTCGGGGTCGCGGCCGGCGTCTCCGCCTTCGGCTCGACGGCCGGGGCGACGGGTGGGGGCGCCGAGCCGTCCTGGGCGGGGGCGGCGGCCGTCGCGAGCAGCAAGGCCGACGCCGCGAGCAGTCGGAGGGACGTGAAACGAACGCGAGGCATCGTGGAGGCTCCCTCCGAAGACAGGCTCATCCGAGGCCGACCAATCGTGGATTCTAACGGTCCCGCCGACCCTGTCAATCGAGCCGGCCGCGCCGAAACCCGCCGCACGACTCGGGTTTGCATGGGATCGAGCCGCCCGAGCGGGTATCCTGGTGGCGATTGGGAATTCGAAACGGAGACGACGCCGGGATTCGGAGGACGCGACTCATGAGCGGACTGGACCCCCTCCAGCCGAGTCACAGCCACGCCCACGCCTTCGGCGACCTTCGCGCCCGAGAGCGCGAGGGCCTGGTGATCGCCAGCCGCCGCAGCATGCTCAAGGCGAGCCTCGCCGGCCTGGCGGGGCTGTCGATGCCCGACCTGCTGAGGCTCCGAGCCTCGGCCGACGCGACGAAGCCGCCGGGTGGCAAGTCCGTCATCCTGCTGTGGATGGCCGGCGGCCCCAGCCAGATCGACACCTGGGACCCCAAGCCCAATCGTCCGCTGGAGAACCGCGGGCCGTTCGGCGTGATCCCGACCAGGCTGCCGGGCGTGTTCGTCTGCGAGCACCTCCCCAAGCAGGCGGCCATGCTCGACAAGTTCACGATCATCCGATCGGTCGATCCCCGCCACAGCAACCACGAGCCCAACAAGGTCTTCCAGACCGCCAACCTCGACGCCGAGCCTCGCGTCAGCCCGAGCAAGGACCTGTACCCGGCCATCGGCTCGATCGTCGCCAAGCATCATGGAGCCAACCAGCCGGGCATCCCGCCGTACATCGCCTTCCAGACCTCGCGGACCCACATCGCCCACGCCGGCTACCTGGGCAAGCAGTTCGACCCGTTCATCGCCAACCAGGCGTGCAAGCTGCCGGTCTACGACAACGTCGGCAAGGACCTGGGACGCACCTCGCCGGCTGGCTTCTTCAAGCTCCCCGGCGGGATGACCCACGAGCGGCTCATGAATCGCCAGACGCTGCTCGACGACCTCGACGCCCTGCGCCGCACGCTCGACCACTCGCCCGACGTCGCCGCCATGGACCGCTACGGCCGAGAGGCCGTCGACCTCCTCGTCGGCCGTCGCGCGCAGGAGGCGTTCGACCTGGAGCAAGAGCCCGAATCGGTCCGCGACCGCTACGGCAAGCACCTGTGGTGTCAGCAGGCCCTCCTGGCCCGCCGGCTGGTCGAGGCCGGCGCGGCGTTCATCACGCTCGACCTGAGCTATCACACGGCGTCCGGCACCTGGGACAACCACGGCGACAACATCCCCCCGTACGGCGGCATCAGCAAGGGCCTCCAGCCGCTCCTCCCGCTCTTCGACCACCTGATCACCACGCTGGTCTCCGACCTCGACGAGCGCGGGCTGCTGGACGACGTGATGGTGATCGCCATGGGCGAGTTCGGCCGCACGCCGAGGATGGGGACGCAGGGGAGCACCGACGGCCGCGACCACTGGAGCAACGTGATGTCGATGTGCCTCGCCGGCGGCGGCCTCAAGCACGGCCAGGTCATCGGCTCCACCGAGGCCGACGGCGGTCACATCAAGGACCATCCCGTCACCCCCAGCGACCTCGCCGCCACCATCTACCGGCACATGGGCGTCCCGCTCGACGCCTTCTACTACGACGCCAACCAGCGCCCCCACTTCATCGTCGGCGAGACCGGCCGGCCGATCCCCGAGCTGTTCTGACCCGCGACGGAGACGCCCCCATGCCCTCGACGCTCCTGCTCCTCGTCCTCTCGGCCGCCGCGTGGGCCGACGACGTCGTCGTCCGCAAGGACATCCCCTACCTCGGCCCCGACCGCGCCGAGAAGCTCGACCTGTACCTCCCCGCGGCCGACCCGAAAGACGGCGAGGAGCGGCCGGGGATCGTCATCATCCACGGCGGCGGCTGGACCGGCGGCGACAAGGGGGCGAGGCGCGAGATCGAGATCGGCACGACGCTCGCCCAGCACGGCTACGTCTGCGTCAGCATCGACTACGCGCTCGCGAAGAAGGGGAGCCCCACCTGGCCGGGCAACCTGAAGGACTGCAAACGCGCCGTGCAATGGCTCCGCAAACACGCCGAGGAATACCACGTCGACGCCGATCGGATCGGCGCCATCGGCGGCTCGGCTGGGGGTCACCTGACGGCGATGCTCGCCCTGACCGGCCCCGA includes:
- a CDS encoding MotA/TolQ/ExbB proton channel family protein produces the protein MPRVRFTSLRLLAASALLLATAAAPAQDGSAPPPVAPAVEPKAETPAATPTPATEAKPGVDRNAMRRLLLTANPMLWPLAACSILTMGVALERWLALRRKRVAPPEFVDRFLERLAAGKLDRDRALELCKAHDSVAARVFGHAVRAWGRPGVEIRQTVAFDSAGEILELKRNLRVLSGMATLGPLLGLLGTVVGIIQSFDALGGRAGPARGEMLAQGISLALIATAFGLAIAILAVSAYYYLLNRLDVLTREIDEHAREVVDLVAGDSVRPSGVDRRILPGLPNDAPRVPETRVV
- a CDS encoding DUF1501 domain-containing protein is translated as MSGLDPLQPSHSHAHAFGDLRAREREGLVIASRRSMLKASLAGLAGLSMPDLLRLRASADATKPPGGKSVILLWMAGGPSQIDTWDPKPNRPLENRGPFGVIPTRLPGVFVCEHLPKQAAMLDKFTIIRSVDPRHSNHEPNKVFQTANLDAEPRVSPSKDLYPAIGSIVAKHHGANQPGIPPYIAFQTSRTHIAHAGYLGKQFDPFIANQACKLPVYDNVGKDLGRTSPAGFFKLPGGMTHERLMNRQTLLDDLDALRRTLDHSPDVAAMDRYGREAVDLLVGRRAQEAFDLEQEPESVRDRYGKHLWCQQALLARRLVEAGAAFITLDLSYHTASGTWDNHGDNIPPYGGISKGLQPLLPLFDHLITTLVSDLDERGLLDDVMVIAMGEFGRTPRMGTQGSTDGRDHWSNVMSMCLAGGGLKHGQVIGSTEADGGHIKDHPVTPSDLAATIYRHMGVPLDAFYYDANQRPHFIVGETGRPIPELF
- a CDS encoding alpha/beta hydrolase; translation: MPSTLLLLVLSAAAWADDVVVRKDIPYLGPDRAEKLDLYLPAADPKDGEERPGIVIIHGGGWTGGDKGARREIEIGTTLAQHGYVCVSIDYALAKKGSPTWPGNLKDCKRAVQWLRKHAEEYHVDADRIGAIGGSAGGHLTAMLALTGPDDGFEPEEDPDVSTRIQAAAPMYAHMAAGFDGDHAMFPARMSESPDLYRLAAPIAHVTKDDPPILLLHGTADTTTPLFHSERLAAKLQEVGVPHQLVIVEGAPHSFALRPRQRDLRALVIGFFDEHLKPAKDRE